Proteins encoded in a region of the Podarcis muralis chromosome 4, rPodMur119.hap1.1, whole genome shotgun sequence genome:
- the LOC114596399 gene encoding acetylserotonin O-methyltransferase-like, whose product MSTTEEAEALKLLFRNQYSFLISKIMFTASDLGVFDLLMESKEPLTSVSIAERLSTSPFGMERLLDACVGLKFLQVERKGNQTLYGNTDLANLYLGKRSPKTQYYSMKFNAEFVYTRAQHLADSVREGEAQTYRLSDISTKDFYEAMYRSESSLREFMEFMHEMWSLCGRDVLNAFDLSNFPLVCDLGGCSGALAKEYISLYPNSTVTILDLPEVVETGKKHFVSSEEHRITFHKGDAFKDPIPEADLYILVRTLHCFSEEKCVQLLTRLHKACKPGGGVLVVEIVLNEDRKGPFEAHIYGLVMLLVTQGKERTPSEYNVLLSAAGFKDIQQKKAILFDAILGRK is encoded by the exons ATGAGTACTACAGAAGAAGCTGAAGCTTTGAAATTGTTATTTCGGAATCAGTATTCATTTCTAATTTCAAAG ATTATGTTTACTGCCTCTGATCTTGGTGTGTTTGATCTGCTGATGGAGTCCAAGGAACCACTGACTTCAGTGTCTATTGCCGAACGTCTGAGTACCAGTCCCTTTGGGATGGAGAGACTGCTGGACGCTTGTGTTGGCTTAAAGTTCCTGCAAGTGGAGAGGAAGGGCAACCAAA CGCTTTATGGAAATACCGACCTTGCCAATCTCTACCTTGGCAAAAGAAGCCCAAAGACTCAGTATTATTCCATGAAGTTCAATGCTGAATTTGTCTATACGAGAGCACAGCACCTGGCTGATTCTGTGAG GGAAGGAGAGGCTCAGACATATAGATTAAGTGACATTTCTACAAAGGATTTCTATGAGGCTATGTACAG ATCAGAGAGCAGCTTGCGAGAATTCATGGAGTTTATGCATGAGATGTGGAGTCTCTGTGGTCGAGATGTGTTGAATGCATTTGATCTTTCTAATTTCCCACTAGTTTGTGATTTGGGAG GATGTAGTGGAGCCCTAGCAAAGGAATATATTTCATTGTATCCAAATTCTACAGTGACCATTTTAGACCTACCTGAAGTAGTGGAAACAGGAAAGAAGCATTTTGTCTCCTCAGAGGAACACAGAATTACTTTTCACAAAG GTGATGCTTTTAAAGATCCAATTCCAGAAGCTGACCTGTATATTTTGGTTAGGACCCTACACTGCTTTAGTGAGGAGAAGTGTGTGCAACTGCTAACCAGACTGCACAAAGCCTGCAAGCCTG GTGGTGGAGTTCTAGTAGTGGAAATAGTTCTCAATGAAGACAGAAAGGGGCCATTCGAAGCTCATATATATGGTTTGGTTATGCTGCTTGTTACTCAAGGAAAAGAACGGACCCCATCAGAGTACAATGTGCTTCTCAGTGCCGCCGGCTTCAAGGATATTCAGCAAAAGAAAGCAATTCTCTTTGATGCCATTTTAGGAAGAAAATAA